Proteins encoded by one window of Streptomyces sp. NBC_01477:
- a CDS encoding MFS transporter: protein MPPSRTRTAAAPPATGPTAPSAARLPGEKAMLGAMAVDAVGSGMYIPFSLVFFHHITGLSFAVVGAVLTAVGLVGMAALPLAGAAVDRYGARRVQLVLYGVRGTGFALYPFASALPAFAAVALGTAFGDRAFPAVQQSWIGEVAAGADRDRLQAAARALRNAGLGAGALLASLVVTLAGDRGFVAAAYLNAASFGVAWLLMRRVQAPARPAARPAPVPGKAGYRVVFADRPFLALTGANFLSALGYSALPVLFPLFIAGSLHGAQSLTGAAFTVNTVLCAAGGVHVARLTRRRGARRTRAAALGAVIHAAAFAGLALLATVRPQAGWAAAGLLLGLVTLYTAAETVHNPAASSLAVAAAPEALRGRYMAAYQLSWSLASVLAPSLFTVLAAADARLPWLLLTGTALSAAGLLLRLERVLPPEAVNLAAQPRTWHGAAPACARPAQVPRTATTA, encoded by the coding sequence ATGCCGCCGTCACGTACGCGTACCGCCGCCGCACCGCCGGCCACCGGCCCCACCGCCCCTTCCGCCGCCCGCCTGCCCGGCGAGAAGGCCATGCTCGGGGCGATGGCCGTGGACGCGGTCGGCTCCGGGATGTACATCCCGTTCAGCCTGGTCTTCTTCCACCACATCACCGGGCTGTCCTTCGCGGTGGTGGGCGCGGTCCTCACCGCCGTCGGGCTGGTCGGCATGGCGGCGCTGCCGCTCGCGGGCGCGGCGGTGGACCGCTACGGCGCCCGGCGGGTGCAGCTGGTCCTCTACGGGGTGCGCGGCACCGGCTTCGCGCTCTACCCCTTCGCCTCGGCGCTGCCCGCCTTCGCCGCCGTCGCCCTCGGCACGGCCTTCGGCGACCGCGCCTTCCCCGCCGTGCAGCAGTCCTGGATCGGCGAGGTCGCGGCCGGCGCGGACCGGGACCGGCTGCAGGCCGCCGCCCGCGCGCTGCGCAATGCGGGGCTCGGCGCCGGGGCACTGCTCGCCTCACTGGTGGTCACCCTCGCGGGCGACCGCGGTTTCGTCGCCGCGGCCTATCTGAACGCGGCGAGCTTCGGCGTCGCATGGCTGCTGATGCGGCGGGTGCAGGCGCCCGCGCGCCCGGCCGCGCGGCCGGCGCCCGTACCGGGGAAGGCCGGCTACCGGGTGGTCTTCGCCGACCGCCCCTTCCTCGCCCTGACCGGCGCCAACTTCCTCAGCGCCCTGGGCTATTCGGCGCTCCCGGTGCTCTTCCCGCTCTTCATCGCGGGCTCGCTGCACGGCGCCCAGTCGCTGACCGGCGCCGCCTTCACCGTCAACACGGTGCTGTGCGCGGCGGGCGGGGTCCATGTCGCCCGGCTGACCCGCCGCCGCGGCGCCCGCCGCACCCGGGCGGCGGCACTGGGCGCGGTGATCCATGCCGCGGCCTTCGCCGGGCTCGCGCTGCTCGCGACCGTACGGCCGCAGGCCGGCTGGGCGGCGGCGGGGCTGCTGCTCGGACTGGTCACCCTCTACACGGCCGCCGAGACCGTGCACAATCCGGCGGCGAGCTCACTGGCCGTCGCGGCGGCGCCCGAGGCGCTGCGCGGCCGTTACATGGCCGCCTACCAGCTGTCCTGGTCGCTGGCCTCGGTCCTGGCCCCGTCGCTCTTCACCGTGCTGGCCGCGGCCGACGCGCGGCTGCCCTGGCTGCTGCTGACCGGCACCGCGCTGAGCGCCGCGGGCCTGCTGCTCCGGCTGGAGCGCGTCCTGCCGCCGGAGGCCGTGAACCTTGCGGCGCAGCCCCGCACCTGGCACGGCGCCGCGCCCGCCTGCGCGCGACCCGCGCAGGTGCCCCGCACCGCCACGACCGCCTGA